In uncultured Cohaesibacter sp., a genomic segment contains:
- a CDS encoding gluconate 2-dehydrogenase subunit 3 family protein, translated as MTDLPGRVSRRGFLMGSAASAAFATLMNPSFSHAQVELPPLEEYKPVFFDADEWRFIMAACDRLIPAEGEGPGALETRVPVFIDLQMTGSFGDASDWYMAGPHQPDANPLFGWQSPLTPAQIYRKAIPLFQEWCQTTHGNAFEALDVETRDSALTALQKGEVGLAPELRDFFSILLQNTKEGYFADPMYGGNYQLKAWTFIGFPGARGAYTEWVTRHNQTYPLPAVSISGERA; from the coding sequence GTGACCGATTTACCAGGGCGCGTTTCGCGTCGGGGATTCCTCATGGGTTCCGCTGCCAGTGCAGCATTCGCAACCCTGATGAACCCTTCTTTTTCCCATGCTCAGGTCGAATTGCCTCCATTGGAAGAATACAAACCTGTCTTTTTTGATGCCGACGAGTGGCGTTTCATCATGGCTGCCTGCGACCGATTGATCCCGGCTGAAGGCGAAGGGCCGGGCGCGCTGGAAACTCGCGTGCCCGTGTTCATCGACCTGCAGATGACAGGCAGCTTTGGGGACGCCTCCGACTGGTACATGGCGGGCCCGCATCAGCCGGACGCCAACCCTCTGTTCGGCTGGCAGTCGCCGCTCACCCCGGCCCAGATCTATCGCAAGGCCATTCCGCTGTTTCAGGAATGGTGCCAGACGACTCATGGCAATGCCTTTGAAGCGCTGGATGTCGAGACCAGGGACAGCGCACTCACGGCCCTGCAGAAGGGCGAAGTCGGCCTTGCGCCCGAGTTGCGCGACTTCTTCTCGATCCTGCTGCAGAACACCAAGGAAGGCTATTTTGCCGACCCGATGTATGGCGGCAACTATCAGCTGAAAGCATGGACCTTCATCGGCTTCCCCGGGGCCCGCGGTGCCTATACCGAATGGGTGACCCGGCATAACCAGACCTACCCGCTGCCTGCGGTGTCCATTAGCGGCGAAAGGGCTTGA
- a CDS encoding aldehyde dehydrogenase family protein, whose protein sequence is MMDKRKFFIGGKWVDPISATDLNVINPATEEVIAVISMGSEADADAAVKAANAAFPSYSQTTKAERVALLECILETYKARHDEMADVITAEMGAPRKLSRDAQAAVGVGHLEGFIEALKAYEFESTCCGDTILREPIGVCGLITPWNWPMNQMVLKIAPALATGCTMVLKPSELTPLSAMLYMEILHEAGVPAGVINLVNGEGPVVGSALSRHADIQMMSFTGSTRGGVAVTRDAAETVKRVALELGGKSPNVVFADVEDLEKSVSRGARAVFSNTGQSCNAPTRMLVEKSVYDDAMQIAKKVAENTAVGDPAEDGCHIGPLVSQMQYEKVQALIQKGIDEGATLLAGGTGKPEGRNVGYFCKPTVFGNANNQMTIAREEIFGPVLTMIPFEGEEEAIAIANDTPYGLAAYIETGDEARATRVARALRAGMVRINGTDINWGSPFGGYKMSGLGREGGHFGMDDFLEIKAISRP, encoded by the coding sequence ATGATGGATAAACGCAAGTTCTTTATCGGCGGAAAATGGGTTGACCCGATTTCGGCAACGGATCTCAATGTCATCAACCCGGCAACCGAAGAGGTGATCGCGGTCATTTCCATGGGCAGCGAAGCCGACGCGGACGCCGCCGTGAAGGCGGCCAATGCGGCTTTCCCGAGCTATTCGCAAACCACCAAGGCCGAGCGGGTGGCGCTGCTTGAGTGCATTCTGGAAACCTACAAGGCCCGTCATGATGAAATGGCCGACGTGATCACCGCCGAGATGGGCGCGCCCCGCAAGCTCTCCCGCGATGCACAGGCGGCTGTTGGCGTGGGGCATCTGGAAGGCTTCATTGAGGCGCTCAAGGCCTATGAGTTCGAAAGTACCTGCTGCGGGGATACCATCCTGCGCGAGCCGATTGGTGTTTGTGGCCTGATCACGCCGTGGAACTGGCCGATGAACCAGATGGTGCTGAAAATCGCCCCGGCGCTGGCCACCGGTTGCACCATGGTACTGAAGCCCTCCGAGCTGACGCCGCTGTCGGCCATGCTCTATATGGAAATTTTGCACGAAGCGGGCGTGCCGGCTGGCGTGATCAACCTTGTCAACGGCGAAGGGCCGGTGGTCGGCTCGGCGCTGTCCCGCCATGCCGATATCCAGATGATGTCCTTCACCGGCTCGACCCGTGGCGGTGTGGCCGTGACCCGGGATGCTGCCGAAACCGTCAAGCGCGTGGCGCTGGAGCTCGGCGGCAAGAGCCCGAATGTTGTATTTGCCGATGTCGAGGATCTGGAAAAGTCCGTGAGCCGCGGCGCGCGGGCCGTCTTCTCCAACACCGGCCAGTCCTGCAACGCGCCAACCCGGATGCTGGTCGAGAAGAGCGTCTATGACGACGCCATGCAGATCGCCAAAAAGGTGGCTGAAAACACCGCCGTTGGCGACCCCGCCGAGGACGGATGCCACATCGGTCCGCTGGTCAGCCAGATGCAGTATGAAAAGGTGCAGGCGCTGATCCAGAAGGGCATCGATGAAGGGGCGACCCTGCTGGCGGGCGGTACCGGCAAACCCGAAGGACGCAATGTGGGCTATTTCTGCAAGCCCACCGTCTTTGGCAATGCGAACAACCAGATGACCATCGCCCGCGAAGAAATCTTCGGGCCGGTGCTGACGATGATCCCGTTCGAGGGGGAAGAGGAGGCCATCGCGATTGCCAACGACACCCCCTACGGCCTTGCCGCCTATATCGAAACCGGCGATGAGGCCCGCGCCACCCGCGTTGCCAGAGCCCTGCGTGCCGGGATGGTTCGGATCAACGGCACCGACATCAACTGGGGCAGCCCCTTCGGTGGCTACAAGATGAGCGGTTTGGGCCGTGAGGGTGGTCATTTCGGCATGGACGATTTCCTTGAAATCAAGGCCATCTCACGTCCGTAA
- the tnpB gene encoding IS66 family insertion sequence element accessory protein TnpB (TnpB, as the term is used for proteins encoded by IS66 family insertion elements, is considered an accessory protein, since TnpC, encoded by a neighboring gene, is a DDE family transposase.), producing MRKGISGLAVLAQDVLRQNPTSGAVFAFRGRRGDRLKILFWDGQGFCLYYKVLERGRFPWPSAGDGAARLTSAQLAMLWEGIDWRRPSWGSPPARVG from the coding sequence ATGCGTAAGGGCATCTCGGGTTTGGCGGTTCTGGCGCAAGATGTTCTACGCCAGAACCCGACGAGCGGCGCAGTGTTTGCCTTCCGAGGCCGACGTGGAGATCGGTTGAAGATCCTGTTCTGGGATGGGCAGGGCTTTTGCCTTTACTACAAGGTTCTGGAACGAGGTCGTTTCCCCTGGCCGTCAGCCGGTGATGGGGCTGCCCGCTTGACGTCTGCGCAGCTTGCGATGCTGTGGGAAGGGATTGACTGGCGGCGTCCGAGTTGGGGCTCTCCTCCGGCTCGCGTTGGTTGA
- a CDS encoding GMC family oxidoreductase, translating into MATRTDPKKDVVILGLGWTGAILGMELANEGLEILALERGEDRDTVPDFQYPGVIDELKYGIRYGFMQKPAKMTLTVRHNLDQTALPYRHLGSFLPGDGVGGAGIHWNGHTWRTQDVELRLKSYVEETFGADIIPEGMQIQDWGVTYEELEPYYDRLEYMMGISGKAGNINGEIQEGGNPFESPRSREYPNPPLDNTYDAELFADAARKMGYHPFPRPAANASRAYTNEYGMQLGPCNYCGFCERFGCLNYSKASPQTCILDALKRKPNFSYKTHSEVLKIEKAADGKTATGVTYYDEKTGDEVFQPADLVLVCTFSLNNVHLLLLSGIGQPYDPVTGEGVVGRNYSYQMTGGTALYFKDKNFNPFIGTGSVGMSIDDFSIGQIDFAKEGFIGGSYITGGHTGGRPIGQLSTPPGTPSWGKGWKEAAGEWYLKKMSIGSHGSNMSYRDCYLDLDPTYTDRHGRPLMRMTFNWKDNDIKMTQFMKGKIEEIAETMNPDKMASGYKKEGSEYDVRPYQSTHNVGGAIMGTDPKTSVINRYLQSWDCHNVFVMGASAYPQNTQYNPTGPLGALAYWAADAIRKDYLKDPRPLM; encoded by the coding sequence ATGGCAACAAGAACTGATCCCAAGAAAGACGTCGTAATTCTGGGCCTTGGCTGGACCGGAGCCATTCTCGGCATGGAGCTGGCCAATGAAGGCCTCGAGATTCTGGCGCTGGAGCGCGGGGAAGATCGCGACACCGTGCCGGATTTCCAGTATCCGGGCGTAATCGACGAACTGAAATATGGTATCCGTTACGGCTTCATGCAGAAACCGGCGAAGATGACCCTTACCGTGCGGCATAATCTGGACCAGACCGCACTGCCCTACCGGCATCTGGGCTCCTTCCTGCCCGGCGATGGGGTCGGCGGGGCTGGCATCCACTGGAATGGCCACACATGGCGGACCCAGGATGTCGAGCTGCGGCTGAAATCCTATGTCGAGGAAACCTTCGGGGCAGACATCATTCCCGAAGGCATGCAGATTCAGGACTGGGGCGTCACATATGAAGAGCTCGAGCCCTATTATGATCGCCTTGAATATATGATGGGCATTTCCGGCAAGGCAGGCAACATCAACGGCGAGATTCAGGAGGGTGGCAACCCGTTCGAATCCCCCCGCTCCCGCGAATATCCCAATCCGCCCCTCGACAACACCTATGACGCCGAACTGTTTGCCGATGCGGCCCGCAAGATGGGTTATCATCCCTTCCCGCGCCCGGCAGCCAACGCCAGCCGCGCCTATACCAACGAGTATGGCATGCAGCTAGGCCCCTGCAACTACTGCGGTTTCTGCGAACGCTTCGGGTGTCTCAACTATTCCAAGGCCTCGCCGCAGACCTGCATTCTGGATGCTTTGAAGAGAAAGCCGAACTTCAGCTACAAGACCCATTCCGAAGTGTTGAAGATCGAAAAGGCCGCCGATGGCAAGACCGCCACCGGGGTGACCTACTATGACGAGAAGACCGGGGACGAGGTGTTCCAGCCTGCCGATCTGGTGCTCGTATGCACCTTTTCGCTCAACAACGTGCACCTGCTGCTGCTGTCCGGCATCGGCCAGCCCTATGATCCGGTGACCGGGGAAGGCGTCGTCGGGCGGAACTATTCCTACCAGATGACCGGCGGCACGGCGCTCTACTTCAAGGACAAGAATTTCAACCCCTTCATCGGCACCGGCTCTGTCGGCATGTCGATTGACGACTTCTCCATCGGCCAGATCGACTTTGCCAAGGAAGGCTTCATCGGCGGCAGCTACATCACCGGTGGCCACACCGGCGGCCGTCCGATCGGCCAGCTATCCACCCCTCCGGGCACACCGTCTTGGGGCAAGGGATGGAAGGAAGCCGCTGGCGAATGGTATCTCAAGAAGATGTCCATCGGCTCGCACGGTTCGAACATGTCCTACCGCGACTGCTATCTCGATCTCGATCCGACCTACACGGACCGCCATGGTCGCCCATTGATGCGCATGACCTTCAACTGGAAGGACAATGACATCAAGATGACCCAGTTCATGAAGGGCAAGATCGAGGAAATCGCCGAGACCATGAACCCGGACAAGATGGCCTCCGGCTACAAGAAGGAAGGCTCCGAATATGATGTGCGGCCCTATCAGTCGACCCACAATGTCGGCGGCGCCATCATGGGAACCGATCCGAAGACCTCCGTCATCAACCGCTACCTGCAAAGCTGGGATTGTCACAATGTGTTCGTGATGGGCGCCTCTGCCTATCCGCAGAACACGCAGTACAACCCAACCGGTCCGCTTGGTGCGCTGGCCTACTGGGCGGCGGATGCCATCCGCAAGGACTATCTCAAAGATCCACGCCCGTTGATGTGA
- a CDS encoding FAD-binding oxidoreductase, with protein MKHIYEPLAYQDYPIETSYWRQTVDMAAASADIETLEADVSCDFAILGAGYTGLFAALRLAEAGASVVVVDANPPGWGASGRNGGLACVGGSKVSDDHIERRYGSADARLYFDAERAAVDLVDATLEQFSLEVDRHSKGYSYVAHRPKAIADLRDYGEQYGRRYGLPYEFLDQQAMIEQGMNSPDFCAAVHLPIGFALNPMKFVLGITAIVRQRGVRLLHNSTIRQIKTGDGYELVGDRAAIKARKLIVATNGYSSDDLPKALASRYLPVQSNILVSRPLSKDEIAEQGWWSEQMVVDTRNLLHYFRLLPDKRMLLGVRGSVAVTRENIEKTRQKARRDFDRMFPAWQHVETPHFWSGLICMTRRLVPFAGPLPGMEGAYAALAYHGNGVSMGPYCGTLVADLALGQSRLPHPAFMQKPMRPFELGPWRRWSLPPAFAWHGFKDHT; from the coding sequence ATGAAGCATATTTACGAGCCCCTCGCCTATCAGGATTATCCGATCGAGACGAGCTATTGGCGCCAGACCGTCGACATGGCAGCCGCTTCTGCCGACATCGAAACCCTTGAGGCGGATGTCAGCTGCGATTTTGCGATTCTCGGCGCAGGCTACACGGGTCTGTTCGCAGCGCTGCGGCTGGCCGAGGCCGGGGCGAGTGTGGTGGTGGTCGATGCCAACCCGCCCGGCTGGGGGGCCTCCGGACGCAATGGTGGCCTTGCCTGCGTCGGCGGCTCGAAGGTCAGCGACGATCACATCGAGCGCCGTTATGGCAGCGCCGATGCCCGGCTCTATTTTGATGCGGAACGCGCCGCCGTGGATCTGGTCGATGCGACGCTGGAGCAGTTTTCGCTCGAAGTGGATCGCCATTCAAAAGGCTACAGCTATGTTGCCCACCGCCCCAAGGCGATTGCCGACCTCAGGGACTATGGCGAACAATACGGCCGCCGCTATGGCCTGCCGTACGAATTTCTCGACCAGCAGGCGATGATCGAGCAGGGCATGAACAGCCCGGACTTCTGCGCCGCGGTTCACCTGCCCATCGGCTTTGCTCTCAACCCGATGAAATTCGTGCTTGGCATCACCGCCATTGTCCGGCAACGCGGCGTTCGGCTCTTGCACAACAGCACCATCCGGCAGATCAAAACCGGCGACGGCTATGAGCTTGTCGGCGACAGGGCGGCGATAAAGGCCCGAAAGCTGATTGTCGCTACCAATGGCTACAGCAGTGACGACCTGCCAAAGGCATTGGCCTCACGCTATCTGCCGGTGCAGTCCAACATTCTGGTTTCCCGTCCCCTGAGCAAGGACGAGATTGCCGAGCAGGGATGGTGGAGCGAGCAAATGGTGGTGGACACCCGCAATCTCTTGCATTATTTCCGGCTGCTGCCCGACAAGCGAATGCTGCTGGGTGTCCGCGGCTCGGTTGCCGTCACCCGCGAGAATATCGAGAAGACCCGCCAGAAGGCACGGCGGGACTTCGACCGGATGTTCCCGGCATGGCAGCATGTGGAGACGCCGCATTTCTGGTCTGGTCTCATCTGCATGACCCGCCGCCTTGTGCCCTTCGCCGGGCCGCTGCCGGGCATGGAGGGGGCCTATGCCGCCCTTGCCTATCATGGTAACGGGGTCTCGATGGGCCCCTATTGCGGCACACTGGTGGCGGATCTGGCTCTGGGGCAGTCGCGCCTGCCACATCCCGCCTTCATGCAAAAGCCCATGCGCCCGTTCGAGCTCGGCCCATGGCGCCGCTGGAGCCTGCCGCCTGCTTTTGCATGGCATGGCTTCAAGGATCACACCTGA
- a CDS encoding sulfotransferase family 2 domain-containing protein — MPINKTSRVGFVHIPKCGGTSIEVAIGVAENYPRLGLERTPTAPDYDHLFGGGLQHLSAREMRQSYTAQWNTLNFVFSVVRDPVDRFLSQFCWEYYRFQSNVEVSSALIDQLAERVAHLREQAEKSPLFNSPLEGIGATGENGQSIKPTDPIRHLLPQASYLHDQGQLVVERLYAIENMPALENDLRQRRALRCSFEKRMANDLTSRLKPAVPKPLLDAVSDIYASDFALHEKSLGTPRRSGSSFGMLRTLQGMLGLKRKPHNRRVRSPAHAPSDEPT, encoded by the coding sequence ATGCCAATAAACAAGACCAGCCGGGTCGGATTTGTTCACATCCCCAAATGCGGTGGGACGTCCATCGAAGTCGCCATCGGCGTTGCCGAGAATTATCCCAGACTGGGGCTTGAGAGAACGCCGACAGCCCCCGACTACGACCATCTGTTCGGCGGCGGGCTGCAGCATCTCTCAGCGCGCGAGATGCGACAAAGCTATACCGCCCAATGGAACACGCTCAATTTTGTCTTCTCGGTGGTGCGTGACCCTGTTGATCGGTTTCTCTCGCAATTCTGCTGGGAATATTACCGCTTCCAGAGCAATGTCGAAGTCTCGTCGGCATTGATCGATCAATTGGCGGAAAGGGTTGCCCATCTCAGGGAACAGGCGGAAAAGAGCCCCTTGTTCAACTCGCCTCTCGAAGGCATTGGTGCGACAGGCGAAAACGGACAATCCATCAAACCGACAGACCCAATCCGTCACCTGCTGCCGCAGGCCAGTTATCTCCATGATCAGGGACAACTGGTTGTCGAGAGACTCTATGCCATCGAAAACATGCCCGCGCTCGAGAACGACCTCCGGCAGCGGCGGGCGCTCCGCTGCTCGTTTGAAAAGCGCATGGCAAACGACCTCACATCAAGACTGAAGCCAGCGGTGCCCAAACCGTTGCTCGACGCTGTGTCAGATATTTACGCCAGCGACTTCGCCCTGCATGAAAAATCTCTTGGCACCCCTCGCAGGTCTGGCTCCTCCTTCGGAATGCTGCGCACCCTGCAAGGCATGCTGGGCCTGAAGCGGAAGCCCCATAACCGAAGAGTGCGCTCCCCTGCCCATGCGCCCTCGGACGAGCCGACCTAA
- a CDS encoding cytochrome c yields the protein MKSYLRILGALVCLGIIVLLAIIFVPPQLTKPSEQLAADWKPAPGQGEYAVRMADCAACHTAEGGKPFAGGRAIESPMGSIWSTNITPDKETGIGNWSLDEFRAALVDGIAPGGEHLYPAMPYENYRNLSETDIRAMYDYFMNEVPAVNNEVEETALSFPFNQRWGIRLWNWVALGSSGFKPETDAIAADKQLARGAYLVQGPGHCASCHSPRNLIMAEGGTSSQDDGFLSGGVISGWEAPDLRSADAPAQRWSAADLKAYLTTGRNAHTAVAGEMALAVKDSLQYMTDEDADAMVAYLHHIAKGERQAPPSVPDQSLSAPRQLDQATDATSLKLAKGVGLSEGELLYMDNCAACHMTNGKGAAEVFPAMSDNSLVVSDQKAGLIGTILYGAEMPSTAKRPEKLKMPGFAERLSDKDVATLASFLCQGWGNNASAVTAADVKAVRK from the coding sequence ATGAAAAGCTATCTTCGTATCCTGGGGGCGCTGGTTTGCCTTGGCATAATCGTGCTTCTGGCCATCATTTTCGTGCCACCCCAGTTGACCAAACCCAGTGAGCAGCTTGCTGCCGACTGGAAACCGGCTCCCGGTCAGGGCGAATATGCCGTGCGCATGGCCGATTGTGCGGCCTGCCACACCGCAGAGGGCGGCAAGCCCTTTGCCGGTGGCCGTGCCATCGAAAGCCCGATGGGCAGCATCTGGTCGACCAACATCACCCCGGACAAGGAAACCGGCATCGGCAACTGGTCGCTGGACGAGTTCCGGGCGGCGCTGGTGGATGGTATCGCACCGGGCGGCGAACATCTCTATCCGGCCATGCCGTATGAGAATTATCGCAACCTCAGTGAAACCGACATTCGCGCCATGTATGATTACTTCATGAATGAGGTGCCAGCGGTCAACAACGAGGTTGAAGAGACTGCCCTGTCCTTCCCGTTCAACCAGCGTTGGGGCATTCGCCTGTGGAACTGGGTTGCGCTGGGTTCGTCGGGCTTCAAGCCGGAGACCGACGCCATTGCAGCAGACAAACAGCTGGCGCGTGGTGCCTATCTCGTGCAGGGGCCGGGACACTGTGCCTCCTGCCACAGCCCGCGCAATCTGATCATGGCAGAAGGCGGCACCAGTTCGCAGGATGACGGCTTCCTCTCCGGTGGCGTGATCAGCGGTTGGGAAGCTCCAGACCTGCGCAGCGCGGACGCTCCGGCTCAAAGGTGGTCGGCAGCCGATCTCAAGGCCTATCTGACCACCGGTCGCAATGCCCACACTGCCGTTGCCGGGGAAATGGCGCTCGCCGTCAAGGATTCCCTGCAATATATGACCGATGAGGACGCCGACGCGATGGTTGCCTATCTGCATCACATCGCCAAGGGTGAACGGCAGGCCCCCCCGTCCGTTCCCGACCAGAGCCTCAGTGCGCCCCGTCAGCTCGATCAGGCCACTGATGCCACTTCTCTGAAGCTGGCAAAGGGCGTTGGCCTCAGCGAGGGCGAGTTGCTCTACATGGATAACTGCGCGGCCTGTCACATGACAAACGGCAAGGGGGCAGCGGAAGTCTTCCCGGCCATGAGTGACAACTCTCTGGTTGTTTCTGACCAGAAGGCCGGGCTGATCGGGACCATCCTCTATGGGGCGGAAATGCCCTCGACGGCAAAGCGACCCGAGAAGCTCAAGATGCCCGGCTTTGCCGAGCGCCTGAGTGACAAGGATGTTGCCACTCTTGCCTCGTTCCTGTGTCAGGGCTGGGGCAACAATGCCAGCGCGGTGACAGCAGCCGACGTCAAGGCCGTCCGCAAATAG
- a CDS encoding type 1 glutamine amidotransferase encodes MTENFTLGILETGRPPEDLGRIHSSYADMFARMVGETAPSHWKFAYFVPLDGELPPSPDACNAWLITGSKFGAYEDYPWIHALKDFIRAAYAAGVPMVGICFGHQILAEALGGKVIKSEKGWGVGRQTYQWSEDRPDWLGGTVLADSTDFSILAFHQDQVVDVPPEARVIATSDFCHVAALAYGDQVLSFQGHPEFNEAFVGALIEDKREVVLDDDVADKGAASLGAPIDRDAIGAGIVAFLTARESEWKQKKATKA; translated from the coding sequence ATGACAGAAAATTTCACGCTCGGCATTCTGGAAACCGGCCGTCCCCCCGAAGACCTTGGTCGGATCCACTCGTCCTATGCGGACATGTTTGCCCGCATGGTCGGAGAGACCGCGCCATCACACTGGAAATTCGCATATTTCGTGCCGCTGGATGGCGAGCTGCCTCCGAGCCCGGATGCCTGCAATGCATGGCTGATTACCGGCTCCAAATTCGGAGCCTATGAGGACTATCCGTGGATCCATGCTCTCAAGGATTTCATCCGTGCCGCCTATGCTGCAGGGGTGCCCATGGTCGGTATCTGCTTTGGTCACCAGATTCTGGCCGAGGCGCTGGGGGGCAAGGTCATCAAGTCGGAAAAGGGCTGGGGCGTCGGTCGCCAGACCTATCAATGGAGTGAGGACAGGCCCGACTGGCTGGGCGGTACGGTGCTGGCCGACAGTACGGATTTCTCCATCCTTGCCTTCCATCAGGATCAGGTGGTCGATGTGCCGCCGGAAGCACGGGTGATCGCCACCAGCGACTTCTGTCACGTTGCGGCGCTTGCCTATGGGGATCAGGTGCTGTCCTTTCAGGGGCACCCGGAATTCAACGAGGCCTTTGTCGGGGCGCTGATCGAAGACAAGCGTGAGGTGGTTCTCGACGACGATGTCGCCGACAAAGGGGCTGCTTCGCTGGGGGCTCCCATCGATCGGGATGCCATCGGCGCGGGGATCGTGGCTTTCCTCACGGCGCGCGAAAGCGAATGGAAACAGAAAAAGGCAACCAAAGCCTGA
- a CDS encoding FAD-binding oxidoreductase: protein MSLSSPQGGFLHGNDKQGTYPDSYYAATANPHAPLPSLEGDQTCDVCVIGGGYAGLSSALYLARKGYKVILLEAHRVGWGASGRNGGQVCTGQRLDQDVLEKMVGTEKARMLWDISVDGIQMVRDLIADHHIDCDLKSGTLHVDHKPHYAEDSRAYVEKLNCDYGYEHIRYVDKAEVEEMVGSRAYYGGMVDMFAAHLHPLNYALGLSEAARAAGATLFENSEVQSIEKGTTVSIKCANGQVRASHLILACNGYIENLVPKVAARVMPMNNYILATEPLDEALAKELIRDDFGVADSKFVINYYRLSADRRLLFGGGETYSFKFPEDIKSFVRKPMLEIYPQLKDVRIDYGWGGTLGITVNRMPYFAKLDKNILNASGFSGHGVAIATIAGKILADTIDGQASRFDAMDHVPTYPFPGGRHLRHALLVMAMLYYKTRDKIGTPARP from the coding sequence ATGAGTCTGAGCAGCCCGCAGGGTGGATTTCTTCACGGAAATGACAAGCAGGGAACCTATCCCGACAGTTATTACGCCGCGACAGCCAATCCGCACGCCCCGCTCCCCTCGCTTGAAGGCGACCAAACGTGTGATGTCTGTGTCATCGGCGGCGGCTATGCCGGTCTTTCATCCGCGCTGTATCTGGCCCGGAAGGGCTACAAGGTGATCCTGCTGGAGGCCCATCGGGTGGGCTGGGGCGCTTCCGGACGCAATGGCGGTCAGGTCTGCACGGGGCAGCGGCTCGACCAGGACGTGCTGGAAAAGATGGTCGGCACGGAAAAGGCCCGGATGCTCTGGGACATTTCCGTCGATGGTATCCAGATGGTGCGGGATCTCATTGCCGATCACCACATCGACTGCGACCTCAAATCCGGCACGCTGCATGTAGACCACAAGCCCCATTATGCCGAAGACTCCCGCGCCTATGTCGAAAAGCTCAATTGCGACTATGGCTATGAGCACATCCGCTATGTCGACAAGGCCGAAGTGGAAGAAATGGTCGGCTCACGGGCCTATTATGGCGGCATGGTCGACATGTTCGCCGCCCATCTCCATCCGCTCAACTATGCCCTGGGGCTGAGCGAGGCCGCCCGCGCTGCGGGGGCCACGCTGTTTGAGAACAGCGAAGTGCAGTCCATCGAGAAGGGGACAACGGTCAGCATCAAATGCGCCAATGGGCAGGTCCGCGCGAGCCATCTGATCCTTGCCTGCAACGGCTATATCGAAAATCTGGTGCCCAAGGTTGCCGCGCGCGTCATGCCGATGAACAATTACATCCTTGCCACCGAACCGCTGGACGAGGCTCTGGCCAAGGAGCTGATCCGTGATGATTTCGGGGTCGCGGACAGCAAATTCGTGATCAACTATTATCGCCTGTCGGCGGACCGACGGCTGCTGTTTGGCGGTGGCGAGACCTACAGCTTCAAGTTCCCGGAGGACATCAAGTCCTTCGTGCGCAAGCCGATGCTGGAAATCTATCCGCAGCTCAAGGACGTACGCATCGATTATGGCTGGGGTGGCACGCTCGGGATCACCGTCAACCGCATGCCCTATTTCGCCAAGTTGGACAAGAATATCCTCAACGCCAGCGGCTTTTCCGGCCATGGCGTGGCGATTGCCACCATCGCAGGCAAGATCCTTGCCGACACCATTGATGGACAGGCCAGCCGCTTCGACGCCATGGACCATGTGCCGACCTACCCGTTCCCCGGCGGGCGCCACCTGCGCCACGCCCTGCTGGTCATGGCGATGCTCTATTACAAGACGCGGGACAAGATCGGCACGCCTGCCCGGCCATGA